A stretch of Triticum aestivum cultivar Chinese Spring chromosome 1D, IWGSC CS RefSeq v2.1, whole genome shotgun sequence DNA encodes these proteins:
- the LOC123180365 gene encoding uncharacterized protein: MASMTRETPVARFVDEEEDDLVGDDSGDDGDEVLEVRRRVSRFAVGGDDGAGGAGELRRRVSRFAVDGSSGSGGSRGVLSRRQEVVDAGVQDRRRHDGGCEGARTLPPPHAWLAVEDTKKSFGSDNEEQWARLLQRGSAQAEAAQPRRSSFSVVRRERAAREAWLDRAWEMKKSWHERNGGAPDADTPVVVVVGKQAGGSSSPCASSSPHHHHSSASVAMDMEEVRACRDLGLELPSDGTVEIQCYGISAGSSPTHSQASSGADSPSTAGSCSISSPSAGEDPVDVKARLKVWAQAVALASTTRLGS, from the coding sequence ATGGCGTCCATGACCAGGGAGACACCTGTTGCCCGTTTCGTTGACGAGGAGGAGGATGACCTTGTCGGCGATGATAGTGGGGACGACGGTGACGAGGTGCTGGAGGTGAGGAGGCGCGTGTCCCGCTTCGCCGTCGGGGGAGACGACGGCGCCGGCGGGGCGGGAGAGTTGAGGAGGCGGGTATCCCGCTTTGCCGTCGACGGGAGCAGCGGCTCGGGCGGCAGCCGCGGTGTCTTGTCAAGGAGACAGGAGGTCGTCGACGCGGGCGTGCAGGACCGACGCCGCCACGACGGCGGCTGCGAGGGGGCCCGGACCCTGCCGCCGCCGCACGCGTGGCTGGCTGTGGAGGACACGAAGAAGAGCTTCGGGAGCGACAACGAGGAGCAGTGGGCGCGGCTTCTGCAGCGCGGGTCggcgcaggcggaggcggcgcagcCGCGGCGGAGCAGCTTCAGCGTGGTCCGGCGGGAGCGGGCGGCGCGGGAGGCGTGGCTGGACCGCGCGTGGGAGATGAAGAAGAGCTGGCACGAGCGCAACGGCGGCGCCCCCGACGCCGACACCCCCGTGGTGGTTGTggtggggaagcaggccggcggatCCTCGTCCCCGTGCGCCTCCTCGTCCCCGCACCACCACCACTCGTCCGCCAGCGTCGCGATGGACATGGAGGAGGTGCGTGCTTGCAGGGACCTCGGCCTCGAGCTCCCCTCCGACGGCACCGTAGAGATTCAATGCTACGGCATCTCCGCCGGCAGCAGCCCTACCCACAGCCAGGCCAGCAGCGGCGCCGACTCGCCCTCCACCGCCGGCAGCTGCTCCATCTCCAGCCCCAGCGCCG